Proteins encoded within one genomic window of Rhododendron vialii isolate Sample 1 chromosome 1a, ASM3025357v1:
- the LOC131331861 gene encoding uncharacterized protein LOC131331861 — protein sequence MFSSSDQTVLFFSTKPTRKLLKSLAIFCFVLYVMHVFSSNLWCNSSHILNNYLIEYNPSRTSNSLPPTNASHIAFGIASSSGTWRNRRYYVESWWRPNVTRGFLFLDKTRKDFFPWPPALPPLQLFEDTSRYEDYNKHKARQAIRMVHMIAEIFRAENQGVRWYAFMDDDTVIFIDNLVDVLSKYDHQKYFYIGANSESIASNVFNSFEMAFGGGGYVLSYPLVEALVNNLDVCIERYPSLYGSDHVVQSCVADLGVSLTLEKGFHQIDLHHDISGFLSSHPQSPLLSLHHLDAVNPIYPATDRYHSLNHLMKAATADSSRLFQQTICYSKQQNLTFSISWGYSAHAYEGIHPPSILQRPIETFWPWTRFANPPYMFNMRIPSRDPCRNPRVFFFDSVEEVASGDYIVTSYNQTDMDRIRACSKSENWFVDYLHQIRVLSPLRRYNEAGNRRECCDIVQEAGMNASEIKLRPCMKDEFLA from the exons ATGTTCAGCTCGTCAGACCAAACTGTTCTGTTTTTCTCTACCAAACCTACCCGAAAGCTACTCAAATCGCTGGCTATTTTCTGCTTTGTTCTCTACGTGATGCACGTTTTCTCCAGCAATCTGTGGTGCAACTCATCTCATATCCTGAATAATTACCTGATTGAGTACAATCCTTCCCGGACTTCAAATTCTCTCCCCCCGACGAACGCTTCCCACATTGCTTTCGGGATTGCGAGTTCGTCGGGCACGTGGCGAAACAGGAGATATTACGTCGAATCGTGGTGGCGGCCCAACGTGACGCGAGGATTTCTATTTCTCGATAAAACTCGCAAGGACTTTTTTCCATGGCCGCCCGCCTTGCCGCCTCTTCAACTCTTTGAAGACACCTCTAG GTACGAAGACTACAACAAACACAAAGCCCGACAAGCCATCCGGATGGTGCACATGATTGCCGAGATCTTCAGGGCCGAAAACCAAGGGGTGCGGTGGTACGCCTTTATGGACGACGACACAGTCATTTTCATCGATAATTTGGTGGATGTTCTGTCAAAATACGATCACCAGAAGTACTTTTACATCGGCGCAAATTCGGAGTCGATTGCGTCCAACGTGTTTAACTCGTTCGAAATGGCATTTGGCGGAGGTGGGTATGTGCTGAGTTACCCTCTTGTGGAGGCGTTGGTGAATAATTTAGATGTGTGTATTGAGAGGTATCCGAGTTTGTATGGGAGTGATCATGTGGTACAATCATGCGTTGCTGATTTGGGAGTTTCTCTTACTCTAGAGAAAGGATTTCATCAG ATTGACCTACACCACGACATATCCGGTTTCCTATCGTCCCACCCGCAAtcccctctcctctccctcCACCACCTCGATGCCGTCAACCCAATCTACCCCGCCACCGACCGCTACCACTCCCTCAACCACCTCATGAAAGCCGCGACGGCCGACTCATCCCGACTGTTCCAACAAACCATATGCTACTCCAAGCAACAAAACTTGACTTTCTCCATCTCATGGGGCTACTCCGCTCACGCTTACGAGGGCATTCACCCTCCAAGCATCTTGCAGAGACCCATCGAGACGTTTTGGCCGTGGACTAGGTTTGCGAACCCGCCGTACATGTTTAACATGCGGATTCCGTCGCGGGACCCATGTCGAAATCCGCGTGTCTTCTTCTTTGATTCCGTGGAGGAAGTTGCTAGTGGGGACTATATCGTTACGAGCTATAATCAAACGGATATGGACCGGATACGAGCTTGTTCAAAGAGTGAGAATTGGTTCGTGGATTACTTGCACCAGATCAGGGTACTATCCCCGTTGAGGAGATACAATGAG GCTGGAAACAGAAGAGAATGTTGCGACATAGTACAAGAGGCCGGCATGAATGCCTCAGAGATCAAGCTTAGGCCTTGCATGAAAGATGAATTTCTGGCTTGA
- the LOC131331870 gene encoding zinc finger protein 11-like produces the protein METNRPSQENSDQVVIISYTTHGDDDQLQQGGQILGQVRSYECTFCKRGFSNAQALGGHMNIHRKDKAKLKQSSSSTTTPPPPPPNIQPKNLPWIFTDQESMDHATPTMLRHDQSTSNAHFGQVLQHLPSFPTTTHGENHQESGGKGFFPLSTGQEQAAMGEDNLDLELRLGHEPSQDHSSAAATGMRKFL, from the coding sequence ATGGAGACAAACCGTCCATCCCAAGAAAACTCGGACCAAGTAGTGATAATCTCCTATACCACACATGGTGATGATGATCAGCTGCAGCAGGGGGGTCAAATATTGGGCCAAGTTAGGTCATATGAGTGCACTTTTTGCAAGAGAGGTTTTTCTAATGCACAAGCACTTGGAGGCCACATGAACATCCACAGGAAAGACAAGGCCAAGCTCAAACAATCTTCCAGCTCCACCacgactcctcctcctcctcctcctaataTTCAACCTAAAAACCTGCCTTGGATTTTTACTGATCAAGAAAGTATGGATCATGCCACTCCAACAATGTTAAGGCATGATCAAAGTACTAGTAATGCCCATTTTGGACAAGTACTCCAACATCTTCCGTCGTTTCCCACAACGACGCATGGTGAAAATCATCAAGAGAGTGGTGGGAAAGGGTTTTTTCCATTGTCGACTGGCCAGGAACAGGCGGCTATGGGGGAAGATAATTTGGATCTTGAGCTTAGGTTAGGGCACGAGCCTAGTCAAGATCACTCGTCTGCAGCAGCAACCGGTATGAGGAAGTTCCTCTAA